One window of Candidatus Nitrospira kreftii genomic DNA carries:
- a CDS encoding Diguanylate cyclase produces the protein MIDPALLVRSYLLYFILPLWVLVGLTDYFLHKQTHIEENSGTKESVLHVLQLGEAGIPVIVALLFEINALVIGVMLFALIVHEATALWGVYYAHTRRYISPWEQHVHSFLEVLPIMAVSFVTVLYWNQFLALLGLGTEAPRFVLEPKADPLPFAYLVALFSSIALFIVVPYGEELWRCISTARRDHTHQPSVTQSF, from the coding sequence ATGATAGATCCGGCTCTTTTGGTCAGAAGCTACCTGCTCTATTTCATTCTTCCTCTCTGGGTGCTCGTCGGCCTGACGGATTATTTTCTTCATAAACAAACCCACATCGAGGAAAACAGCGGCACGAAAGAGTCGGTTCTGCATGTCCTACAACTAGGAGAAGCCGGAATCCCGGTAATTGTGGCACTGCTCTTTGAGATTAATGCACTCGTCATCGGTGTCATGCTATTCGCATTGATCGTTCATGAAGCGACGGCTTTATGGGGCGTCTATTATGCACATACACGTCGATACATCAGTCCCTGGGAACAGCATGTCCATAGTTTCCTGGAAGTTCTCCCGATCATGGCGGTGTCATTTGTGACGGTGCTGTACTGGAATCAGTTTTTGGCCTTGCTTGGTCTCGGGACAGAAGCTCCCCGCTTTGTTCTGGAACCGAAAGCTGATCCCTTGCCGTTCGCCTATCTCGTGGCGCTCTTCAGTTCTATCGCGTTGTTCATCGTCGTTCCATACGGAGAGGAGCTCTGGCGATGCATCTCAACAGCTCGACGCGACCACACACACCAACCTTCTGTTACCCAATCGTTTTAG